TCCAGGGTGTACTTCCCGTTGAGGAAGATGTCGCCCATCACGCAGTTCTGCACGTAGTCCGGGAACAGCGTGGCAATTTCCGGATTCTTCGACATAAAGTCAGTGCTGCGTGAGACCAGGCTTGCGCCGAACAGCATGCCCGTTTTGCTGTACGTCACGCTGTCCGGCTGTGAAAAGACCATCTCGTAGCCCTGTACCAGAGCGTGTCCGATGGTGGTCGTCAGCGATGCCGGCAGCGCAAGGCCGACGGGCACGTTGTCCACCTGGTACACCTTCGTCAGGTCGCTGTTGTCGATAATCTGCACCGGCGTGCGCACGCTGACCAGCAGGGACATCAGGACAATGGTGGCTATCCAGCCCAGCATGTCCATGACGTTGTGGCGGCGTATCCAGGAGACGGCCACGACCAGCACCGACAGCGCGGTAACGATACGGCGGATAATTACCCAGCTGTCGGTCGACATAAACGTCACGATGGCATTCAGCGTCTGGCTCAGCCAGTCCCCGCCCGCAATTACGTAAATCGCCTGCATCAGCGAGCCCCCCCGAAGTGATAGTTGTTCTGATAGCGCTGCAGCATGCGCGCTGAAACCTGCTGGCGCATGTAGCTCATCTGGCGGTCAACGACCAGCAGCGCGTCCTGCTGCACCTGCACCTGCGACTGGAAGGACGCAATCTGCCGCGTGGCCTCGTTGAGGTTGTTATTGATGCTGTCGATAACGGCCTGGTCATAGTTGCCCGTGGCCATCATTGCGCGCGCCTGCTGCACCATCTCCTGGATGTACTGCAGCAGGATGTCGTAGCCGATGTAGTCCGTCAGCTGGTAGACGAGGCTGTCCGAAACGCCCAGCATCATCGGGTCCACCAGGTATTTGAAGACCGGTATGGTGGTGCTGGAAATAAACCCCTTCTCTTTTTCGGTGAGCGCGGTGTCAGCGGCGGCCTTATTCTGGATGCTGGACAGGATGTCCTTAATCTGACTTTTTAGCGCGTTCTTCTCGGTGATGGTAACGGTCGCGTCGGCGGCCACCTTCAGGCACGCGTCGCTGTCGTTGCAGTGGTAAATCCTCGCGGTCCCGCCCTCCATTACGGCTTTGATAATGTCGCGGTCGGTGGTGCGGGCGGGCAGCGGCGTGATGTTCCCGTTCTCGTCAAAAATCAGGGTGCCGGTGAGGGTCATGATAAACTCCCTGAGCTCCCTGTTTCCGCTGAACATGCCGTTCTTGCCCAGCGCATTCCAGATGATGTTGATGTTTTTGGTGATGCGCTCTTTGTCCTCCTCCCCGGCCTTGTCGCGCACCTTATCGAGGCTGCCGCCCACGGTGCAGCCCTGACGGGACGCCGCCCAGTCCGCAAACATGTTGCTTTCACCGGCAATGTCCTGGCAAACCTTCTGCTGGGAGACCTGGGTGCGCGGGAACAGCCCGCCGACAATCCCCTGCGCCGCCTGGCATGAGCTGAGGTTCATGCTGTTCAAATCGCTGGCCATCTTCTGCAGGAAGTCCTTTGCCGTCTTGATTTCCGGCACAGTGG
This genomic window from Enterobacter huaxiensis contains:
- the traH gene encoding conjugal transfer pilus assembly protein TraH, with the translated sequence MPVRKPLSMLCGLLIACSASVSADVNSDMNSFFNKLGFASNTSQPQVWQGQAAGYATGGSLYARTQVKTVQLISMTLPDINAGCGGIDAYLGSFSFINSDQLQRFAKQIMSNAAGYFFDLALQTTVPEIKTAKDFLQKMASDLNSMNLSSCQAAQGIVGGLFPRTQVSQQKVCQDIAGESNMFADWAASRQGCTVGGSLDKVRDKAGEEDKERITKNINIIWNALGKNGMFSGNRELREFIMTLTGTLIFDENGNITPLPARTTDRDIIKAVMEGGTARIYHCNDSDACLKVAADATVTITEKNALKSQIKDILSSIQNKAAADTALTEKEKGFISSTTIPVFKYLVDPMMLGVSDSLVYQLTDYIGYDILLQYIQEMVQQARAMMATGNYDQAVIDSINNNLNEATRQIASFQSQVQVQQDALLVVDRQMSYMRQQVSARMLQRYQNNYHFGGAR